The Gemmatimonas aurantiaca T-27 DNA segment GTGCAGCGCGGGCAAGCCCACAATGAACCGCGCTCCTGGACCAACCGGCCGCACCGGCTCACAGCGCACGTCACCGCCCATCGCTTCGGTCAGTGCGCGCACGATCATCAATCCCAGGCCTGCGCCGCCGGAACCGGCCGGCGTTCTGCCCTGATGATCCGCCGAGCCGCGCTCGAAGGCGTGCCAGATGCGGTCGCGATCGTCGGGGGCGATGCCGGGCCCCTCGTCTTCGACGATCAATCGGACTTGCGCCCCGTGTGCTTCCACGCGGGCCGTCACCCGCTGCGACGGCGGGCCGTGTTTGACGGCGTTGTCGAGGAGATTGAGCAGCACCTGCCGAACGGCGTCGGCATCGGCCAGCGCCACGGCGGCATCATCGGGCACCACCACGATGGACACCTGCGATGTCCGGGCCAGGGGCGCGAACTGGGCGGCCGTTTCAGCCACCAGGTCACTCACCCGCACGGGTTCCTGTCGCAGGTGGGGAGCACCCTGCTCGAGACGGGTGAAGCGCAGCACGTTGTCCACCAGACGCATCAGGCGACGCGTCTCCTGCACGATGGCCCCGAGGGCCAGCTCCCGATCACCCGTGGTACGTGCGCGGCCCAACTGCAGCGTTTCCGCGAACAACAGGATCTGGGCGAGCGGCGTGCGCAATTCGTGTGATACCGTCGACGCAAACGCCGATCGTTGATGCGCCGCGGCCTGTTCACGGAGCAGGCGCCACAGCAACACCCCGGTGAGAGCGGTGGTGACCGACAGCAGGGCCACCACCACGGCCAGCAGCACCGGCGGGATACGCGCATCGTTGCGGGCCCGCACGGTGATCAGGGCCGTGGATCCCTGCGCCTGCGTGCGGGTCTCCACGAGGGCCGGGGCCAACACGGGATGCGAGCGCACCAGATCGACGGCGAGCCCCGTACTGTCGGCCAGTCGTGCGAGATCGGGGGCGGCGGCGAGTACGTCGCGTAAGGCGACGCGCAGGCCTTCGGCGTCGACCACGCTGTCCAGCACTGCTTCAGGGGCACCGACGACATGGCGCGATGGCATGGCCTCGAGTTGCGCACTCACCTGGGTGGCGACCAGTTGTGCGACCTCGCGCTGCAGTCGCGCCGTCGCTTCCCGCTGCGCCCGGGCCACGCCGAAGCAGGCCAGCACCAGCCACACGAGCAGGCCCACCACGAGGGTGGCAAGCACGGTGAAATCGGCGGCCGGAGAGCGGGTGGGCTGGGTGCGAGGGA contains these protein-coding regions:
- a CDS encoding sensor histidine kinase; amino-acid sequence: MLVPRTQPTRSPAADFTVLATLVVGLLVWLVLACFGVARAQREATARLQREVAQLVATQVSAQLEAMPSRHVVGAPEAVLDSVVDAEGLRVALRDVLAAAPDLARLADSTGLAVDLVRSHPVLAPALVETRTQAQGSTALITVRARNDARIPPVLLAVVVALLSVTTALTGVLLWRLLREQAAAHQRSAFASTVSHELRTPLAQILLFAETLQLGRARTTGDRELALGAIVQETRRLMRLVDNVLRFTRLEQGAPHLRQEPVRVSDLVAETAAQFAPLARTSQVSIVVVPDDAAVALADADAVRQVLLNLLDNAVKHGPPSQRVTARVEAHGAQVRLIVEDEGPGIAPDDRDRIWHAFERGSADHQGRTPAGSGGAGLGLMIVRALTEAMGGDVRCEPVRPVGPGARFIVGLPALHQEPG